In Spinacia oleracea cultivar Varoflay chromosome 5, BTI_SOV_V1, whole genome shotgun sequence, a single window of DNA contains:
- the LOC130460907 gene encoding uncharacterized protein, producing MPRSRLRMISALGGAIRAMCHVLIGTRRHGNFAHNICPSRRAFLETHSGAFIGDFRRVPTTIRRFPATRRLILFLVTLIPFFAKLISFFAKLILFFTKYFADLSRGRNEQAIGGGYWEGRYDRLDGGHL from the exons atgcctcggagtagacttcgtatgatttctgctttagggggcgcaatacgtgccatgtgtcacgtcctcattggtacacgaaggcacggtaattttgcccacaacatttgcccctcaagaagggcatttctggaaacacattccgg agctttcataggcgatttccggcgtgttcctaccaccatcaggcgatttccggccaccaggagactcatccttttcctcgtcacactcatcccgttcttcgcgaaactcatctcgttcttcgcgaaactcatcctgttcttcaccaagtacttcgcagatctttcaag aggaaggaatgagcaagctatcggcggcggatattgggaagggcgatatgaccgattggatggcggacatctatga